From a region of the Syngnathoides biaculeatus isolate LvHL_M chromosome 2, ASM1980259v1, whole genome shotgun sequence genome:
- the b4galt3 gene encoding beta-1,4-galactosyltransferase 3 isoform X2, which yields MMACCGRSLDSPCTLALLVGFQFAFVLYFSFGGFKGLVSVLVHTTEQEFDYSRPHDVYTNLSHLRAPPPPPRNSGTGPPVTGPPLAECQIVSPLLVGPVSVHLSSPLTLEEIRTRNPLVLPGGRYRPPDCESRYHTAIVVPYRNRQMHLRALLYHLHPFLQRQQIHYSIYIVQQWGNGTFNRAKLLNVGVREALRDEDWNCIFLHDVDLLPENDHNTYTCHKQFPTHLSVAMDKFRYRLPYPQYFGGVSAVTPDQYMKMNGFPNQYWGWGGEDDDIAARFDLLKRTRLNWRSDGLNSLTYELLSREREPLYTNLTVDIGEEPRRPQGKTSTPVHQRSTSKTAATDNRGTKRPESKGSKAVNVNVTRPDTPKTEPPRTKAANEIRQEKGNVDASHM from the exons ATGATGGCATGCTGCGGGCGCTCTTTGGACTCCCCATGCACACTGGCCTTGCTGGTGGGCTTCCAGTTTGCTTTTGTGCTATACTTCTCCTTCGGGGGCTTCAAAGGCCTGGTGTCCGTCCTGGTTCACACCACGGAGCAAGAGTTCGATTATTCGCGACCCCACGACGTCTACACCAACCTCAGTCATCTGAGAGCGCCGCCTCCCCCACCTCGCAACTCTGGCACTGGACCTCCTGTGACGGGACCGCCGCTGGCCGAATGCCAGATTGTGTCCCCGCTGCTGG tcgGGCCTGTGTCCGTGCACCTTTCATCACCTCTGACTTTAGAGGAGATCAGAACGAGAAACCCGTTGGTGTTGCCGGGCGGACGCTACCGCCCACCGGACTGTGAATCCCGGTACCACACTGCCATTGTGGTACCGTACCGGAACCGGCAGATGCATCTTCGTGCTCTCCTCTACCACCTCCATCCTTTCCTGCAGAGACAACAGATCCACTACAGCATTTATATAGTGCAGCAG TGGGGAAATGGAACCTTCAACCGAGCCAAGCTGCTGAACGTTGGCGTCAGGGAAGCTCTACGAGATGAAGATTGGAACTGCATCTTCCTGCATGATGTCGACCTGCTGCCGGAGAACGACCACAATACCTACACCTGCCACAAACAGTTTCCCACACACCTGTCTGTGGCCATGGACAAATTTCGATACAG ACTACCCTACCCGCAGTATTTTGGTGGGGTCTCTGCAGTAACTCCGGACCAGTACATGAAGATGAACGGCTTCCCGAACCAGTATTGGGGCTGGGGTGGAGAGGACGATGACATCGCCGCAAG ATTTGACCTCCTGAAAAGGACCAGACTCAACTGGCGCTCTGACGGCCTCAACTCCCTGACTTACGAGCTCCTCTCCAGAGAACGGGAACCCCTCTACACTAACCTCACAGTTGACATTGGAGAGGAGCCCCGTCGCCCTCAGGGGAAAACTTCAACCCCTGTTCACCAACGTAGCACCTCCAAGACCGCAGCCACAGATAATCGGGGGACAAAGAGGCCAGAAAGCAAAGGATCCAAGGCGGTAAATGTCAATGTGACGAGACCTGACACCCCGAAGACAGAACCTCCTCGGACAAAGGCAGCTAATGAAATTAGACAGGAGAAAGGAAACGTGGATGCTTCTCACATGTAG
- the b4galt3 gene encoding beta-1,4-galactosyltransferase 3 isoform X1, with product MMACCGRSLDSPCTLALLVGFQFAFVLYFSFGGFKGLVSVLVHTTEQEFDYSRPHDVYTNLSHLRAPPPPPRNSGTGPPVTGPPLAECQIVSPLLVGPVSVHLSSPLTLEEIRTRNPLVLPGGRYRPPDCESRYHTAIVVPYRNRQMHLRALLYHLHPFLQRQQIHYSIYIVQQWGNGTFNRAKLLNVGVREALRDEDWNCIFLHDVDLLPENDHNTYTCHKQFPTHLSVAMDKFRYRLPYPQYFGGVSAVTPDQYMKMNGFPNQYWGWGGEDDDIAARVRLSGMKIVRPPAAVGHYKMIKHRGDRGNEQNPHRFDLLKRTRLNWRSDGLNSLTYELLSREREPLYTNLTVDIGEEPRRPQGKTSTPVHQRSTSKTAATDNRGTKRPESKGSKAVNVNVTRPDTPKTEPPRTKAANEIRQEKGNVDASHM from the exons ATGATGGCATGCTGCGGGCGCTCTTTGGACTCCCCATGCACACTGGCCTTGCTGGTGGGCTTCCAGTTTGCTTTTGTGCTATACTTCTCCTTCGGGGGCTTCAAAGGCCTGGTGTCCGTCCTGGTTCACACCACGGAGCAAGAGTTCGATTATTCGCGACCCCACGACGTCTACACCAACCTCAGTCATCTGAGAGCGCCGCCTCCCCCACCTCGCAACTCTGGCACTGGACCTCCTGTGACGGGACCGCCGCTGGCCGAATGCCAGATTGTGTCCCCGCTGCTGG tcgGGCCTGTGTCCGTGCACCTTTCATCACCTCTGACTTTAGAGGAGATCAGAACGAGAAACCCGTTGGTGTTGCCGGGCGGACGCTACCGCCCACCGGACTGTGAATCCCGGTACCACACTGCCATTGTGGTACCGTACCGGAACCGGCAGATGCATCTTCGTGCTCTCCTCTACCACCTCCATCCTTTCCTGCAGAGACAACAGATCCACTACAGCATTTATATAGTGCAGCAG TGGGGAAATGGAACCTTCAACCGAGCCAAGCTGCTGAACGTTGGCGTCAGGGAAGCTCTACGAGATGAAGATTGGAACTGCATCTTCCTGCATGATGTCGACCTGCTGCCGGAGAACGACCACAATACCTACACCTGCCACAAACAGTTTCCCACACACCTGTCTGTGGCCATGGACAAATTTCGATACAG ACTACCCTACCCGCAGTATTTTGGTGGGGTCTCTGCAGTAACTCCGGACCAGTACATGAAGATGAACGGCTTCCCGAACCAGTATTGGGGCTGGGGTGGAGAGGACGATGACATCGCCGCAAG GGTGCGTCTGTCTGGCATGAAGATTGTGCGCCCCCCAGCGGCCGTTGGTCACTACAAAATGATCAAGCACAGAGGTGACCGAGGGAATgagcaaaacccacacag ATTTGACCTCCTGAAAAGGACCAGACTCAACTGGCGCTCTGACGGCCTCAACTCCCTGACTTACGAGCTCCTCTCCAGAGAACGGGAACCCCTCTACACTAACCTCACAGTTGACATTGGAGAGGAGCCCCGTCGCCCTCAGGGGAAAACTTCAACCCCTGTTCACCAACGTAGCACCTCCAAGACCGCAGCCACAGATAATCGGGGGACAAAGAGGCCAGAAAGCAAAGGATCCAAGGCGGTAAATGTCAATGTGACGAGACCTGACACCCCGAAGACAGAACCTCCTCGGACAAAGGCAGCTAATGAAATTAGACAGGAGAAAGGAAACGTGGATGCTTCTCACATGTAG